CAGAGATCCTCTCATTACATCAGAGATCCTCTTATTACATCAGAGATCCTCTCATTACATCAGAGATCCTCTTATTACATCAGAGATCCTCTTATTACATCAGAGATCCTCTCATTACATCAGAGAGATCCTCTCATTACATCAGAGAGATCCTCTCATTACATCAGAGATCCTCTCATTACATCAGAGATCCTCTCATTACATCAGCAAGATCCTCTCATTACATCAGCAAGATCCTCTCATTACATCAGAGATCCTCTCATTACATCAGAGAGATCCTCTCATTACATCAGAGATCCTCTCATTACATCAGAGATCCTCTCATTACATCAGAGATCCTCTCATTACATCAGAGATCCTCTCATTACATCAGAGATCCTCTCATTACATCAGAGATCCTCTCATTACATCAGAGATCCTCTCATTACATCAGAGATCCTCTCATTACATCAGAGATCCAGAGATCCTCTCATTACATCACAGAGATCCTCTGAATCACTATGTGACTTCTATATGTAATTCAATGGTGGGACATCTTGTCTTTTAATCATTCAGGATGAAGTGGAAGGTCTCCTCAAAGAGACTGAAGAGCTGAGGAACAAGAACCAGATCCTGGAGTCCCAGCTGAAGACGGTACTAGATCCCTGTACTGTAACAGCCAGCCGGAGAGAAGACCGGGGTCTAGACCCCGGTGTTGTGGAAGAGTGGAGCAACAAGCTGAGAGCGGCTACAGATGACTACAGGCGGATCAAACTGGATGTGGAGAAACTAAAAGAGGTATTTTATAGTCgtttatgtggtccttctgtagctcagttggtagagcatggcgcttgtaacgccagggtagtgggttcgatccccgggaccacccatacgtagaatgtatgcgcacatgactgtaagtcgctttggataaaagcgtctgctaaatggcatatattattatttatattattatgttCCTTGTACGTGGAGCTCACTGCTCAAAACATGGGAACAATCGTTGGAACGGTTCTTTGTGTAAATTAATCCTGTAATTTTGGGGTCGTCAACTGTCAATTTGACACGAAAGTAAAAAAAAGTTTTGTCACTGTGGTATCATCAGATCAATGTCACATACATACAAAGATGACAATACACAATGTAACTGACAAATAATGTCTGAAATTCGTGCCGTCCAGAATGtaatagaatatatatatatatgaactaAAAAAAGTTGTGTTCCTCTGCTCAAGGCTAACAAGATGTTGCGTCGTCAGACTATTGACCTGGTCCAGGAGAACGTGAGGTTGAAAGCGGAGGTTGCCAGTAGATCTCCTCAGAAGTACGTacaagtcctgtgttttactgtTGTGTGTTTtatggaatgttctggagtggtttcagctgggatggtagtggaatgttctggagtggtttcagctgggaTGGTAGTGAGgactgggtggaatgttctggagtggtttcagctgggtggaatgttctggagtggtttcagctgggaTGGTAGTGGACgactgggtggaatgttctggagtggtttcagctgggtggaatgttctggagtggtttcagctggaatgttctggagtggtttcagctgggatggtggtggaatgttctggagtggtttcagctgggtggaatgttctggagtggtttcagctgggatggtagtggaatgttctggagtggtttcagctgggaTGGTAGTGAGACgactgggtggaatgttctggagtggtttcagctgggtggaatgttctggagtggtttcagctgggtggaatgttctgggGTGGTTTCAcctgggtggaatgttctggagtggtttcagctgggtggaatgttctggagtggtttcacctgggtggaatgttctggagtggtttcagctgggaTGGTAGTGGACaactgggtggaatgttctggagtggtttcaactgggtggaatgttctggagtggtttcagctgggtggaatgttctggagtggtttcagctgggtggaatgttctggagtggtttcagctgggaGGGTAGTGGAATGGTTTcagctgggtggaatgttctgggAGTGGtagtggaatgttctggagtggtttcagctgggtggaatgttctggagtggtttcagctgggtggaatgttctggagtggtttcagctgggtgGAAAGTGGTTTCAGCTGGGATGGTGGTGGACgactgggtggaatgttctggagtggtttcaactgggtggaatgttctggagtggtttcagctgggtggaatgttctgggAGTGGTTTCAGTGGTTTCCTGGGTGGAATGGGATGGTTTCAcctgggtggaatgttctggagtggtttcagctgggtggaatgttctggagtggtttcacctgggtggaatgttctggagtggtttcagctgggtggaatgttctggagtggtttcagctgggaTGGTGGTGGACaactgggtggaatgttctggagtggtttcaactgggtggaatgttctggagtggtttcagctgggtggaatgttctgggGTGGTTTCAcctgggtggaatgttctggagtggtttcagctgggtggaatgttctggagtggtttcagctgggtggaatgttctggagtggtttcagctgggtggaatgttctgggtggatgttctggagtggtttcagctgggatggtagtggaatgttctggagtggtttcagctgggaTGGTAGTGGACgactgggtggaatgttctggagtggtttcagctgggtgGAACTGggctgggtggaatgttctggagtggtttcagctgggtggaatgttctggagtggtttcagctgggtggaatgttctggagtggtttcagctgggtggaatgttctggagtggtttcagctgggatggtagtggaatgttctggagtggtttcagctgggaTGGTAGTGGACgactgggtggaatgttctggagtggtttcagctgggtggaatgttctggagtggtttcagctgggtggaatgttctggagtggtttcagctggaATGTTCTGGGTGGTTTCAGTTCAACTGGGATGTTCTGGAGTAGGGTGGGaactgggtggaatgttctgtGGTTTCAGTGGAATGTTCTGGGGTGGTAGTTCaactgggtggaatgttctggagtggtttcagctgggtggaatgttctggagtggtttcaactgggtggaatgttctggagtggtttcagctgggtggaatgttctggagtggtttcagctgggaTGGTCAGTGGACaactgggtggaatgttctggagtggtttcagctgggtggaatgttctggagtggtttcagctgggtggaatgttctgggtggtttcagctgggtggaatgttctggagtggtttcagctgggtggtgggtggaatgttctgggatggagtggtttcagctgggtgggaatgttctggagtggtttcagctgggaTGGTAGTGGAGTGGACgactgggtggaatgttctggagtggtttcaactgggtggaatgttctggagtggtttcagctgggtggaatgttctggagtggtttcagctgggtggaatgttctggggtggtttcagctgggatggtggtgggtggaatgttctggagtggtttcagctgggtggaatgttctggagtggtttcagctggaatgttctggagtggtttctGGAATGTTCTGGGTGGAATGTTGGGTGGAatggagtggtttcagctgggatggtagtggaatgttctggagtggtttcagctggaatgttctggagtggagTTCGActggtggaatgttctggagtggtttcagctgggtggaatgttctggagtggtttcagctgggtggaatgttctggagtggtttctgggtggaatgttctgggATGGTAGTGGCGGGAGTGGTTTTTCAGCTGGGATGgtggtggaatgttctggagtggtttcagctgggtggaatgttctggagtggtttcagctgggtggaatgttctggagtggtttcaacTGGGTGGAATGAATTCTGGAGTGGTTTCaactgggtggaatgttctggagtggtttcactGGGTGGCTGGGAGTGGTTtagtggaatgttctggagtggtttcagctgggagggtagtggaatgttctggagtggtttcagctgggaGGTGTTCTTCATGGTAACATTCTGTACCTCAGGATCTCTTTTGAGAAAGTGTTTAAATAGATACTTTCCAGCGACAGCATCTGGGGTCAAAtgcacacagtggggcaaaaaagtatttagtcagccaccaattgtgcaagttctcccacttaaaaagatgagagaggcctgtaatttttatcataggtacacttcaactatgacagacaaaatgaggggggggGAATCCAGAAAAGcacattgtagtatttttaatgaatttattagcaaattatggtggaaaataagtattacaggcctctctcatctttttaagtgggagaacttgcacaattggtggctgactaaatagttttttgccccactgtatagtttgatatatatatatattgtttttaccCCCAAATGCTCTCAAATTCAATTCTTACTCTCATCTTTCATCTTTCTGCTCTGAACCACCCCTCAGGTTTGGCCGGTACACGGTAGCAGCTTTGGAAGCTAAGATCCATCAGTACGAAAGAGATTTGGACCACCTGAAGAAAGCTCTGGAACGCAGCGACCAGTACATAGAAGAACTGGAGGCTCGGGGTGGAGGGGTCGCGGAGAGGCTCCCGAGAAACCCGAGAGAGGCGTCCCAGGGCCACACCGATGCCCGTCCAGAGAGCACCTCCTCTGGGGAAGGTGAAGCCGAGACCAGGGTCCACTATCAGAGGATCAGTGCCACGACGAGGAGTCTGAGTGACATGGAGAAGGCCTCCGTCTGCTCCGGTCTGGAGGGAGAATCCAAGACGTTGTCCGCTCACCACAACTACCTCCTGACGACCTCTAACGCCGTGCAGCTCGACGCCGTCGGCTCCGACACGTTCCGGGACCACCGGAGAGGTTTCGGCGTGACCCTCCTCGGACACAAAGACTCTATAGATACCGATAGGATTGACGCCATCGTTCCCTCTGACCTCTTCCtgctctccactccctcctccgcCTTCCGCTCTCTCAGTCTGAAGAGTCCCAGTGttggtgaagacaagaagcttggTTATAAGGCTGTGACCCATCTGAGGAGACTCCGTTTTGAGGACAGTGTAACacccagcagtagcagcagcgtctCCACCGTAGCAACTAAACGGTCCAATCACACTGCTCAGTTGTCCAACGGTGTGTCTTCCTGCAACGCAGCCGAGCCGGGACTCTCCACTACCGCCGAGCCGTTGTTCTGGGCTGCAGCCTGGCAGAGCCGCAAGGCTTCTGATATGACCTCCGTGACCTCTGTGACGTCACCCAATCAcaacggagaggaggaggaggaggagaggaggcagctcAACACGTCTTCGGGGTCGGGGCACGGCGAGAGAAACCAAACAGCGGGAGTCACCACGTCCCGCGATCTGACAGAGGACGAAGCCTTCATGGACGAAGCCTTCATGGACGTAGCCTATCTGGATAAGATCTCTGAGCTGGACTCTATGATGCTGGAGGGGCCAGAGAGCTGCGGCTCGGCAGGGTCGCACCTGTCCCTGGCTTCCTCCCTGACTTCTGCCGACACACCGGACTTGACCCTTGACCTCAGACTGGATGTGACCCTGGTACCTGAGGTGGAGGGCTGCTCTGAACTCTTCCTGGATCCTGACTCTGAGCAGGACCGAGGTGGACAGACCGAGGCGGAGGATTTCGACTTGGCGTGTCGGATAAAGGGAACCTCTTCGTCTCCGGTCACAGTGTCAGAGACTCGGGCAGCTTCTCTAGCGCCCACATCTACGACGACGCGTCTACGGACGACGACGGCAACCAGGTCTGGATCCTCCTCTGGGAGAGACGCTGGCAACGGGGACCACAGTCTTCTAGACCGTACGGGGCCCGCTAGAGAACAGGGACACCTCTCTGACCCGTCTCAGACCGATGAACTGTCCTTCGACCTGCTGTTTGACCCCTTAACAGAGACCCGGACGGGACCAGGAGGGCCGTCGGCCTGGCAGGCCTCAGCCAACCACCACCACGACATCTCGTCTGACTGCTGCTCGGCACATAGACCTGGTGGAGACGCTGTGAGAGAGAAGAGCGCGGGGACTCCTAGTCAGGCCACCAAACGGAAGTCTCACAGTCCTTTTAATGTCGGCAGTCCCTCCAAACATTCTAAGTTTATGTGATGGAGTTACCATGGCGCCCACATCACTGTAGACTAGCCCGGGCGCCAGTCTGTTTCTGATCTCTTAGACAGCTCTTTATGGAACTGTGGGATGCGATGTCCTGGCAGAATCTGCGACCAGGCTCCCTTCTTTACGGTGTCTTAGTCCCAAGTGTCatgttattccctatatagtgcactactttagacaggaGTCCtacatgggccctggtctacagtagttcATTATGtgaggaatagggtaccatttggcaTAGCATTAGCAACACAAGACTGCAATCGTTAACCGCTTCTTTCAAACTGTTGCTAATGCTAACGGCTTCTTTCAAACTGTTGCTAATGCTAACGGCTTCTTTCAAACTGTTGCTAATGCTAACGGCTTCTTTCAATCTGTTGCTAATGCTAACGGCTTCTTTCAATCTGTTGCTAATGCTAACGGCTTCTTTCAAACTGTTGCTAATGCTAACTGCATCTTTCAATCTGTTGCTAATGCTAACTGCTTCTTTCAATCTGTTGCTAATGCTAACTGCTTCTTTCAATCTGTTGCTAATGCTAACGGCTTCTTTCAAACTGTTGCTAATGCTAACGGCTTCTTTCAAACTGTTGCTAATGCTAACGGCTTCTTTCAAACTGTTGCTAATGCTAACGGCTTCTTTCAAACTGTTGCTAATGCTAATGGCTTCTTTCAATCTGTTGCTAATGCTAACGGCTTCTTTCAATCTGTTGCTAATGCTAACGGCTTCTTTCAATCTGTTGCTAATGCTAACTGCATCTTTCAATCTGTTGCTAATGCTAACTGCTTCTTTCAATCTGTTGCTAATGCTAACTGCTTCTTTCAATCTGTTGCTAATGCTAACGGCTTCTTTCAAACTGTTGCTAATGCTAACTGCATCTTTCAATCTGTTGCTAATGCTAACTGCTTCTTTCAATCTGTTGCTAATGCTAACAGCTTCTTTCAATCTGTTGCAAATGCTAACTGCTTCTTTCAATCTGTTGCTAATGCTAACAGCTTCTTTCAAACTGTTGCTAATGCTAACGGCTTCTTTCAAACTGTTGCTAATGCTAACTGCTTCTTTCAAACTGTTGCTAATGCTAACGGCTTCTTTCAAACTGTTGCTAATGCTAACTGCATCTTTCAATCTGTTGCTAATGCTAACTGCTTCTTTCAATCTGTTGCTAATGCTAACGGCTTCTTTCAATCTGTTGCTAATGCTAACTGCTTCTTTCAATCTGTTGCTAATGCTAACGGCTTCTTTCAAACTGTTGCTAATGCTAACTGCTTCTTTCAATCTGTTGCTAATGCTAACTGCTTCTTTCAATCTGTTgcttatgtgtatgtatgtattggcATCAAATTATTCCTGAAAATAAAACTGTTATTTTCAGTACATTTTGTGGAATTTGTAGACCAATTATTGCAACAAATAAAACTTAATTTGATGGTAacgtgtctagtttgagaaacagacaccttacaagtcctcaactggcagcttcattaaatagtacccgcaaaacaccagtctcaacgtcaacagtgaagaggtttctctgggatgctggccttctaggcagagttcctgtCTCCAGTCTCCTCTTTACTGTTGTTGTTATCTATCTAATGCTCATcatatcccctaaagctcatcgtgtccgtctgtatcccctaaagctcatcgtgtccgtctgtatcccctaaagctcatcgtgtttgtctgtatcccctaaagcccaTCGTGTttgtctgtatcccctaaagcccatcgtgtctgtctgtatcccctaaagctcatagtgtgcccatgtatcccctaaagctcatagtgtccgtctgtatcccctaaagctcatagtgtccgtctgtatcccctaaagcccaTCGTGTCCGTCTGTAACCCCTAAAGCTCATTGTGTCCccatgtatcccctaaagctcatagtgtccgtctgtatcccctaaagctcatcgtgtccgtctgtatcccctaaagctcatagtgtccgtctgtatcccctaaagctcagtgTCAGTCTGTGTCCCCTAAAGCTCATTGTGTCCccatgtatcccctaaagctcattgtGTCCCCATGTGTCCCCTAAAGCTCATTGTGTCCCCATGTGTCCCCTAAAGCTCATTGTGTCCCCATGTGTCCCCTAAAGCTCATTGTGttcgtctgtatcccctaaagctcatcatGTCCCCATGTATTCCCTAAAGCTCAcggtgtccgtctgtatcccctaaagctcatagtgtccgtctgtatcccctaaagctcattgtgtttgtctgtatctcctaaagctcatagtgtccgtctgtatcccctaaagctcccTGTTTGaccctgtatcccctaaagcccatcgtgtccgtctgtatcccctaaagctcccTGTTTGaccctgtatcccctaaagctcatcgtgtccgtctgtatcccctaaagctcccTGTTTGaccctgtatcccctaaagctcatcgtgttTGTCTGTATCTCCTAAAGCTCAGTGGtcagtctgtatcccctaaagctcatagtgtccgtctgtatcccataaagctcatagtgtccgtctgtatcccctaaagctcatcgtgtttgtctgtatcccctaaagctcatggtgtccgtctgtatcccctaaagctcccTGTTTGaccctgtatcccctaaagctcatcgtgtttgtctgtatcccctaaagctcatagtgtccgtctgtatcccctaaagctctgTTTGaccctgtatcccctaaagcccatcgtgtccgtctgtatcccctaaagctcccTGTTTGaccctgtatcccctaaagctcatcgtgtccgtctgtatcccctaaagctcatcgtgttTGTCTGTATCTcctaaagctcatagtgtccgtctgtatcccctaaagctcatggtgtccgtctgtatcccctaaagctcccTGTTTGaccctgtatcccctaaagctcatcgtgttTGTCTGTATCTCCTAAAGCTCAGTGGtcagtctgtatcccctaaagctcatagtgtccgtctgtatcccataaagctcatagtgtccgtctgtatcccctaaagctcatcgtgtttgtctgtatcccctaaagctcatcatGTCCccatgtatcccctaaagctcacgGGTGTCTCCCTGTAACCCCTAAAGCGCCCCGTGTTCGTCTGTATCCCCTGAAACTAAGTGTAAATACACACAGTAACAGACCAGGACACATACTTCACTCCTACAAAGACCTCCCACCCGCCTGAGCCTCCTTTAGCTTCCGAGTGTGGCGCCACACCCCTTTTATTTATTATGCAAATGTTACGGTTCTCATCGCCTACTACCTCCAATCACGGCATGAACATTTTATTGGGCTCAACCGTTTCTGCAAGTCGTTTTGAATAAATGAAGTGTTTAATTCATTGTGGATTAATTTAATTTGGTAACGACTGTACAAGGTTACCGTGGTGATATTAAATCaatttgtttagtgttcttctGGCGGGTGGTTGTGATAAAGGttgggggggttgggggtgtCATGGCGTCTAGGGGTTAATATGAGCGAACAGGATAACACCTATAGGCCAGTGTACCAACGGTATTACTTCCGGAAACCAACTTCTCCTACTGTGCGTCCGAACAGGCACCCTCATCCCTGTATAGTGGATGTCAGAACGGAGCACCGTGGGCACTCGTGTAGGCCGGGGAATAGAGAGACATTTTTACATGCACGAATTCTCGTGTGGTCATTCAATGTTCTGGTTTTAGTCCCACCTTCGATGTGCTGCGACAAAATATAACATGTTCAGGTAACTTTATGGAGTTCAGAGCTGGTCACAAATTTTAAAAAAGGCAATTCGATTTCCTCTTATTTAGCTGGAACGCTGAGAACATATTTAGTTTGGAATAAAATATTTTAGCTATAGATATCAATTTAGATTCATTCATATGAATTTGGCGCATCGATTTCCATTGTGTCTATAATTAAACTGGCTCCACTGTTCCTGCACCATGAATTTGCTATTTAAATATTTAGGCTATTTCGCCCGGTAAAGTCAGAGGGCAGACAGACCCccccccgctctctttctctgcattTAGGAGAATTGCAATCCCGAGGGCGGCGCGAGATATTACTCCGGTTCCGTGTTGTATTGCTTGATGATCGCCTTACTCTACAACCCTTCTGCTCATATCAATTCAATATTTCAATAAACTAAAGTGACTATCGTGGTCTctctatttttttttctctcaaatacACGTCTTGATTCAGGGCCGTTTGGACAAATGCTTCAAATAACGGATGTTGCATAATGACTAGACTGCAGAGGCCTATGACGCCCATTTCCGGCCTCGCACCATTTTATTTGCATCGTTTTTCCTTTAAGACCTATTTTTAAAGGAATCCAAATAGAAATGCATTGTCTTAAGGGACGTACGTCAGTAGGCTATGACTTGGAATAGCCTTTGTTGAATATATTTTTGAAATGATTTCTGTGAAGAAAATTAAATCAGTTGTCTGCCAAAAAAAAAGATGACAGTGAATAttgcaacaaacaaaaaca
This portion of the Oncorhynchus gorbuscha isolate QuinsamMale2020 ecotype Even-year unplaced genomic scaffold, OgorEven_v1.0 Un_scaffold_512, whole genome shotgun sequence genome encodes:
- the LOC124018444 gene encoding ORC ubiquitin ligase 1-like; amino-acid sequence: MLRRQTIDLVQENVRLKAEVASRSPQKFGRYTVAALEAKIHQYERDLDHLKKALERSDQYIEELEARGGGVAERLPRNPREASQGHTDARPESTSSGEGEAETRVHYQRISATTRSLSDMEKASVCSGLEGESKTLSAHHNYLLTTSNAVQLDAVGSDTFRDHRRGFGVTLLGHKDSIDTDRIDAIVPSDLFLLSTPSSAFRSLSLKSPSVGEDKKLGYKAVTHLRRLRFEDSVTPSSSSSVSTVATKRSNHTAQLSNGVSSCNAAEPGLSTTAEPLFWAAAWQSRKASDMTSVTSVTSPNHNGEEEEEERRQLNTSSGSGHGERNQTAGVTTSRDLTEDEAFMDEAFMDVAYLDKISELDSMMLEGPESCGSAGSHLSLASSLTSADTPDLTLDLRLDVTLVPEVEGCSELFLDPDSEQDRGGQTEAEDFDLACRIKGTSSSPVTVSETRAASLAPTSTTTRLRTTTATRSGSSSGRDAGNGDHSLLDRTGPAREQGHLSDPSQTDELSFDLLFDPLTETRTGPGGPSAWQASANHHHDISSDCCSAHRPGGDALIVFVCIP